In Sediminitomix flava, a single genomic region encodes these proteins:
- a CDS encoding T9SS type A sorting domain-containing protein has translation MNQKIIFSFILWVFSSMLYAQSTSAIRQAEYFIDIDPGVGNGQTLNFSEDSSFVKENFTINTGNIESGFHTLGVRVKDENGIWSLSSVSTFYKSGLQSTTDPKLLTAYEYFIDTDPGIGNGQRVTLNSPTLNVNITPNIDLSEYSTGKHKVGIRFLDESGNWSLTSSVFIFKTSPISQPTSKDIISGEYFISDSDPGIGNGIPFTFNTPSQSVSEILQESLEETLDQGRYFVHFRVKDQGNKWSLTKTANFDVCGDSLPVAGFTFEKQNELEVTVTDQSKFSFDYNYHFGASNSGSNEINPSFTYSYGGEYTITQIAGTTCELDTLSQTVEIFAPKFISGQSISVEPFEEDGGSQLIVEDLNTVFEMYGDSEATLNFEIIKQSKFNYTLENAQLTLEPIPGAYDKGYVDLQITGPNNISVEYRINANINRIDKKPVESNSNPLPNHYDLKQGALPITVTQDLNQHFSDPHKLRLSFSVTSSNAELVIPELTIGEQNKDGSFQTKLDVIISPLFTGDATVEVTVSNGVENFELVKPITFNVEVQNDPPSIVNGKNIKDMEVNHGFSEFIVDDLNAMFRDPEGDVLYFKLESDVFGATLPYEYEIVNDTKVYLSFPYQFNGILDCRIIASDDPNFKVGRTVTDEFTVSVRNDINNPPRLKENEFVMCVGSTLNINYNEIIEDDTATPDAITTVTNIKSVKPNTIGISEFDLSFDEASNTISVSTDLTAYAVVTLEVEATDESDNSSTSEIYITLAGASVSKGQNNILTASPADTYQWYKDNEVIVGATDATYNASEENGLFHVEIQIGDCSHTSTKVAVGEITSVDDDFVKSNFKIYPNPTEGKLSIDILHLNNSSLTINLFHLTGKQLLHKSYPPSSSIELDLQSLISGVYILEIINDGKRITERIIKN, from the coding sequence ATGAATCAAAAAATCATCTTTAGTTTCATATTGTGGGTATTTTCTTCAATGTTGTACGCACAATCTACAAGTGCTATACGCCAAGCTGAATATTTTATAGATATTGACCCAGGTGTTGGAAACGGACAAACGCTAAACTTTTCAGAAGACTCAAGCTTTGTGAAAGAAAATTTCACGATCAATACAGGAAATATTGAGAGTGGTTTTCATACACTTGGAGTTAGGGTAAAAGATGAAAATGGAATTTGGAGTCTTTCTAGTGTAAGTACATTTTATAAATCAGGATTGCAGTCCACTACAGATCCTAAACTACTTACAGCCTATGAATATTTCATTGACACAGACCCTGGTATTGGCAATGGACAAAGAGTTACTCTAAACAGTCCGACACTGAATGTAAATATTACTCCTAATATAGATTTATCTGAATACTCGACTGGTAAACATAAAGTAGGTATTCGCTTTCTTGATGAATCAGGAAATTGGAGCCTTACATCATCTGTTTTTATCTTTAAAACAAGTCCTATATCTCAACCAACATCAAAAGATATTATTAGTGGAGAGTACTTTATATCAGACTCAGACCCTGGTATTGGCAATGGTATTCCATTCACTTTTAATACTCCATCGCAATCAGTTTCAGAGATACTTCAAGAATCACTTGAGGAAACATTGGACCAAGGCAGATACTTTGTCCACTTTAGAGTTAAAGACCAAGGTAACAAATGGTCATTAACCAAAACTGCTAATTTTGATGTTTGCGGTGATAGTCTCCCTGTAGCTGGTTTTACATTTGAAAAACAAAATGAGTTAGAGGTTACAGTAACCGATCAAAGTAAATTCAGCTTTGACTATAATTATCACTTTGGAGCAAGTAATAGTGGTAGTAATGAAATTAATCCTTCATTCACTTATAGCTACGGGGGTGAATATACGATTACTCAGATTGCTGGAACGACCTGTGAACTAGATACGCTTAGTCAAACAGTTGAAATCTTTGCGCCTAAATTTATTAGTGGGCAAAGTATCAGTGTAGAACCCTTTGAAGAAGACGGCGGTTCTCAACTAATCGTTGAAGACCTAAATACTGTCTTTGAAATGTATGGAGACTCTGAAGCAACGCTAAACTTTGAAATTATAAAACAAAGTAAATTCAATTATACTTTAGAAAATGCACAGCTTACTTTAGAGCCTATTCCTGGAGCATATGATAAAGGCTATGTAGATTTACAAATTACAGGACCTAACAATATTTCTGTAGAATACAGAATAAATGCGAATATCAACCGAATTGATAAAAAACCTGTAGAAAGTAATTCAAATCCACTTCCAAATCATTATGATCTTAAACAAGGAGCTCTTCCAATTACAGTAACACAAGACTTGAATCAGCATTTTTCTGATCCTCATAAATTACGTCTGAGTTTTTCTGTCACCTCATCAAACGCTGAATTGGTTATTCCTGAATTGACTATTGGTGAACAAAACAAAGATGGTTCTTTCCAGACCAAATTAGATGTTATAATATCGCCATTATTTACTGGTGATGCTACAGTTGAAGTAACCGTATCAAATGGTGTCGAAAACTTTGAACTAGTAAAACCAATTACATTTAATGTTGAAGTCCAAAATGATCCACCTTCAATCGTTAATGGAAAAAACATTAAGGATATGGAAGTCAATCATGGCTTCTCAGAATTTATTGTAGATGATCTAAACGCAATGTTCAGAGATCCTGAAGGAGATGTTCTCTATTTTAAATTAGAATCTGATGTATTTGGTGCTACACTTCCTTATGAGTATGAAATTGTAAATGACACAAAAGTCTACTTGTCCTTCCCATATCAATTTAATGGTATTTTGGATTGTAGAATTATTGCAAGTGATGACCCTAACTTTAAAGTAGGAAGAACTGTAACTGATGAATTTACAGTTTCTGTGAGAAACGACATCAATAATCCTCCTAGGCTGAAAGAAAATGAGTTCGTGATGTGTGTAGGTAGTACATTAAACATCAACTACAATGAAATTATTGAAGATGATACAGCTACACCAGATGCGATTACAACGGTAACAAATATCAAATCTGTAAAACCTAATACTATAGGTATTTCTGAATTTGACCTTAGTTTTGATGAGGCTAGTAATACTATTTCAGTCTCAACTGACTTAACAGCTTATGCTGTAGTCACATTGGAAGTTGAAGCGACAGACGAAAGTGATAATAGTTCTACCTCAGAAATCTATATTACATTGGCTGGAGCTTCCGTTTCAAAAGGTCAAAACAACATTCTTACAGCCTCACCTGCGGACACTTATCAATGGTATAAGGATAATGAAGTTATCGTTGGAGCAACTGATGCTACATATAATGCTTCCGAAGAAAATGGTTTATTTCATGTTGAAATTCAAATTGGGGATTGTAGCCATACTTCTACAAAAGTTGCGGTAGGTGAAATCACTAGCGTAGATGATGATTTTGTAAAAAGTAACTTTAAAATCTACCCTAATCCTACTGAAGGAAAGCTAAGTATCGATATTCTTCATCTAAATAATTCGTCTTTAACCATAAATCTTTTCCATTTAACAGGGAAACAACTTTTGCATAAAAGTTATCCTCCATCCTCCTCTATTGAATTAGATCTCCAAAGTTTGATTTCTGGAGTCTATATTTTAGAAATTATAAATGATGGAAAAAGAATTACTGAACGAATTATTAAGAACTAA
- a CDS encoding N-acetylmuramoyl-L-alanine amidase-like domain-containing protein — MKRTVNNIFITCKLFCFLLISFQSTAQIITSEDSLLFEKAWKNKLEYYAGNPAEKPKGEEVIQLARTFLGTPYVASTLEGKTEELRVCLKGQDCVTFVEYSLALSITSPTSKNPIEAFTESLEKVRYRNGKLDGYASRLHYYTEWLSDNSKKGFIKNRTQTCGGEYIDERIDFISKHRDSYPALKNDIVYDSILTIENTIAESQNSEKPSDFHYFIPKEKIHEVEDCIKNGDIIALCTSIEGLDISHVGFAFHKNGRLHFMHASLTHKQVEITDKPLYEYLKGIKHNTGIKIAEVLNQ; from the coding sequence ATGAAAAGAACAGTCAATAATATTTTTATAACATGTAAGCTTTTCTGCTTTTTATTAATTTCCTTTCAATCAACAGCTCAGATTATAACTTCTGAAGACTCACTACTTTTTGAAAAAGCTTGGAAAAACAAGCTTGAGTACTATGCTGGAAATCCAGCAGAGAAACCTAAAGGAGAAGAAGTCATCCAACTCGCTAGAACATTTTTAGGAACACCTTATGTAGCATCTACTCTTGAAGGAAAAACGGAAGAACTTAGAGTATGTTTGAAAGGGCAAGACTGTGTGACATTTGTAGAATATTCTTTGGCTCTTTCTATTACCTCTCCGACTTCTAAAAATCCGATAGAAGCATTCACGGAAAGTTTAGAAAAAGTGAGATACAGAAATGGTAAATTAGACGGCTATGCCTCCAGACTTCATTATTATACGGAGTGGCTTTCTGATAATAGTAAAAAAGGTTTTATAAAAAATAGAACACAAACTTGTGGTGGAGAATATATTGACGAACGAATCGATTTCATCAGTAAACACAGAGATAGCTATCCAGCATTAAAAAACGATATTGTATATGATAGCATTCTTACTATAGAAAATACTATCGCTGAATCTCAAAACTCTGAAAAGCCTTCCGATTTTCATTATTTTATTCCTAAGGAGAAAATACATGAAGTGGAAGATTGTATCAAAAATGGAGATATTATCGCACTTTGTACTTCCATTGAAGGATTAGATATTAGTCATGTTGGCTTTGCATTTCATAAAAATGGACGTCTACATTTTATGCACGCCTCTCTAACTCATAAACAAGTAGAAATAACTGATAAGCCCCTTTATGAATACTTGAAGGGAATTAAACATAACACAGGAATAAAAATTGCTGAGGTATTAAATCAGTAA
- a CDS encoding PorP/SprF family type IX secretion system membrane protein, translating into MKSYALFYLCSKLNSTVYLAILLLLMTVGKVKAQDPQLTQFYSAPIYLNPGFMGATGDGRAVVNYRNQWYKLPANFRTMMASFDTYFPAKDISVGMLLKKDELGANTDQPIGQFDGVIGASYLVHFHHKVKMSLGLQVGGGQFDLNYNHFVFGDQLSTFGHTGNNSKEEFIGQKATFLDVHTGFVLYSPHFWTGMAFHHVNKPEVNVLGSDFEVPMKFSLEFGYVIPLEHSKHYFAGKYKRRRVTLTMHYKHQGGNEQLSIGVYTHYDHLMAGVWYRGLPIKMINNNIANNDAVAFMGGVHFGFTKFTYSYDLTVSELPTDRAGSHEISLSFTLDFNKDYKKKPHHKKMYLPCPVPSS; encoded by the coding sequence ATGAAATCATACGCTCTGTTCTACCTATGTTCTAAGTTGAATTCGACTGTTTACCTAGCTATACTATTATTATTGATGACAGTTGGGAAAGTGAAAGCCCAAGACCCACAGCTAACTCAGTTTTATTCAGCTCCTATATATCTAAACCCTGGCTTTATGGGGGCAACAGGTGATGGTAGAGCAGTGGTGAATTACAGGAATCAATGGTATAAACTACCAGCCAACTTTCGTACGATGATGGCCTCATTTGATACATATTTTCCTGCAAAAGATATTTCAGTTGGGATGCTACTCAAGAAAGATGAGTTAGGAGCTAACACTGATCAACCGATAGGTCAGTTTGATGGCGTAATTGGTGCATCGTATTTAGTTCACTTTCATCATAAGGTGAAAATGAGTTTGGGGCTTCAAGTAGGAGGGGGACAATTTGATTTAAATTATAATCATTTTGTATTCGGAGACCAGCTCTCAACCTTTGGGCATACAGGAAATAATTCGAAAGAAGAGTTTATCGGTCAGAAAGCTACCTTTCTAGATGTACACACAGGATTTGTATTGTATAGTCCTCACTTTTGGACAGGAATGGCTTTCCATCATGTAAACAAACCCGAAGTGAATGTGCTAGGAAGTGACTTTGAAGTACCTATGAAGTTTTCGTTGGAATTTGGCTATGTAATTCCATTAGAACATTCTAAGCATTATTTCGCTGGGAAGTATAAAAGAAGACGAGTAACTCTTACCATGCACTATAAACATCAAGGTGGAAATGAGCAGCTGAGCATAGGGGTTTACACACATTACGACCACCTGATGGCTGGAGTTTGGTACAGAGGATTACCTATAAAAATGATCAATAATAATATCGCCAATAATGATGCAGTAGCCTTTATGGGTGGAGTGCATTTTGGCTTTACAAAATTTACATACAGCTATGACTTGACTGTTTCAGAATTACCAACAGACCGTGCGGGATCGCATGAAATCTCACTATCATTTACACTAGACTTCAACAAAGATTACAAGAAAAAGCCTCATCATAAAAAGATGTATTTGCCTTGTCCAGTTCCATCTTCTTAA